Proteins co-encoded in one Arachis hypogaea cultivar Tifrunner chromosome 13, arahy.Tifrunner.gnm2.J5K5, whole genome shotgun sequence genomic window:
- the LOC112737026 gene encoding uncharacterized protein: MGSNNEDPSSSPSHPLLEPHSPDSQESFIHISYNHGPRSFKDLPFFILFLLFSLSTFAFGIFSIFHRNPDYPASLSSFSFNPTTQTCTTSTSTSTTYFLLSLNSTYYSSNFVEDLTWTLVITFILSIPICWLLLLFLKHYTKHLVYATLPFFIVIPIFLNVYWFVVCTVSPTCSDVFPMVYRILVLVFLFLVIGVIVWILVANWHRVELTISIIGVASNALSWNLGLFGVLPCLTIGLLLYYVPMVVFMVFATFNGKVVPKSLEGDEIGCVWKQDSWVPAYFALAILTMLWSATAMVEAQVYVISGTIAHWYFSKDDQVPRKSITNSIRNAFGPSVGTVCLSGLLMCVVRMVRSAVDSARQEDAPGIFNLILRCCVNAFLAAVDFLNKFTINFAAITGEAYCTSARMTYELLRRNLLSAVFVETISSRILAGIIFVLSAIYTIVVCVILKTTTSLGSDSYLVAALAWLLLIIVLGFFVHVLDIVIDSIYVCYAIDRDSGEVCKQDVHEVYVHLPISRSSRQSNVVTRILGV; the protein is encoded by the exons ATGGGTAGCAACAACGAGGACCCAAGCTCTTCCCCATCGCACCCTCTTCTTGAACCTCACTCACCTGACTCACAAGAATCCTTCATTCACATATCATACAACCATGGCCCTCGTTCCTTCAAGGACCTTCCTTTCTTCatcctctttctcctcttctctctttccaCTTTCGCCTTCGGCATCTTCTCCATCTTCCACAGAAACCCCGACTACCCTGCTTCCCTCTCTTCCTTCTCCTTCAACCCAACCACCCAAACCTgcaccacctccacctccacctccaccacctACTTCCTCCTCTCCCTCAATTCTACATACTATTCCTCCAATTTTGTTGAGGACTTGACATGGACCCTCGTTATCACCTTCATTCTCAGCATACCCATTTGCTGGCTACTCCTCCTTTTTCTCAAGCATTATACCAAACACCTTGTCTACGCTACTCTCCCCTTCTTCATCGTCATCCCCATCTTCCTCAACGTTTACTGGTTCGTTGTCTGCACTGTCAGCCCCACTTGCAGCGATGTTTTCCCCATGGTATACCGCATTCTCGTTCTCGTCTTCCTCTTCCTCGTGATTGGGGTAATCGTGTGGATCCTCGTTGCGAATTGGCACCGTGTTGAGCTCACAATCAGCATAATCGGTGTGGCATCAAACGCGCTTTCTTGGAACCTGGGTTTGTTCGGGGTGCTACCCTGTTTGACCATTGGCCTTTTGCTCTACTACGTTCCCATGGTGGTGTTCATGGTTTTCGCCACGTTTAACGGCAAAGTTGTGCCGAAAAGTTTGGAAGGTGATGAAATTGGATGTGTTTGGAAGCAGGATAGTTGGGTGCCGGCTTATTTTGCGCTGGCAATACTCACTATGCTGTGGTCCGCAACGGCGATGGTTGAGGCGCAGGTTTATGTGATCAGTGGGACTATTGCTCACTGGTATTTCTCAAAGGATGATCAAGTTCCAAGAAAGAGTATTACAAATTCTATAAG AAATGCTTTTGGTCCTTCTGTGGGCACCGTATGTTTGTCAGGATTGCTTATGTGTGTTGTCCGAATGGTTCGTTCTGCGGTTGATAGTGCTAGACAAGAGGATGCTCCGGGGATATTTAACCTGATATTGCGATGCTGTGTGAATGCCTTCCTGGCAGCAGTGGATTTTCTTAATAAGTTTACCATCAACTTTGCCGCAATAACCGGTGAGGCTTACTGCACATCTGCAAGGATGACATATGAACTTCTAAGACGTAATCTTCTGTCTGCTGTTTTTGTGGAGACCATCTCATCTCGCATCCTGGCCGGAATTATCTTTGTCCTGTCGGCAATATACACAATTGTG GTATGTGTTATATTAAAGACCACAACGAGTCTTGGGTCCGATTCATATCTAGTAGCAGCGCTAGCTTGGTTGCTGCTGATCATAGTGCTGGGATTCTTTGTGCATGTACTAGACATTGTAATCGACTCAATTTATGTCTGCTATGCCATAGACCGTGATAGCGGAGAAGTCTGCAAACAAGATGTCCATGAGGTTTATGTTCACTTGCCCATTAGCAGGAGTAGCAGACAATCTAATGTTGTAACAAGAATTCTAGGTGTGTAA
- the LOC112737027 gene encoding peptidyl-prolyl cis-trans isomerase CYP21-1 — MGRVISFLVQPRFVLLYLVLSIFIIFALYGSKQDEVMILEEEPDITHRVFLDIDIDKQRLGRIVIGLYGHVVPKTVENFRALCTGEKGKSSSGVKLHYKGTPLHRIISGFVIQGGDIVHRDGKGSESIYGGTFPDENFKIKNSHAGVVAMANSGPDSNGSQFFITTVKAYWLDGEHVVFGKVIQGMDNVFAIEGGAGTYSGKPRKKVVIADCGEIPKSQWDEEISTSKSVTTT, encoded by the exons ATGGGCAGAGTAATCTCTTTCCTCGTTCAGCCGCGATTCGTCCTTTTATACCTTGttctttcaatcttcatcatttTCGCGCTCTATGGCTCTAAACAA GACGAGGTGATGATATTAGAAGAGGAGCCTGATATTACACACAGGGTTTTTTTGGATATTGATATTGATAAACAGCGCTTAG GTAGGATCGTGATTGGATTATATGGCCATGTTGTACCAAAAACTGTTG AAAATTTCAGAGCTTTGTGCACAG GGGAGAAGGGCAAGAGTTCTAGTGGCGTAAAACTTCACTACAAAGGAACACCACTTCATCGGATAATATCTGGTTTTGTGATTCAGGGTGGAGACATTGTTCATCGTGATGGCAAAGGATCTGAATCTATTTATGGTGGCACCTTTCCTGATGAGAATTTCAAGATAAAAAACTCTCATGCTG GTGTTGTTGCTATGGCAAATTCAGGACCTGATTCAAATGGCTCCCAGTTTTTTATTACCACAGTGAAGGCCTATTG GTTGGATGGTGAGCATGTTGTCTTTGGAAAGGTTATTCAAGGCATGGATAATGTGTTTGCGATCGAAGGGGGAGCTGGAACGTATAGCGGAAAACCCAGAAAGAAGGTGGTGATTGCAGATTGTGGAGAGATACCCAAGAGCCAGTGGGATGAGGAAATTTCAACTTCCAAATCAGTGACAACAACATaa
- the LOC112737023 gene encoding actin-depolymerizing factor 5, with protein sequence MAMAFKMATTGMWVTDECKNSFMEMKWKKVHRYIVFKIDEGSRLVKVDKVGAPGEGYADLAASLPKDDCRYAVFDFDFVTVDNCRKSKIFFIAWSPTASRIRAKILYATSKDGLRRALDGISYELQATDPAEMGFDVIQDRAK encoded by the exons ATGGCGATGGCATTCAAGATG GCGACAACAGGGATGTGGGTGACGGATGAGTGCAAGAACTCATTCATGGAGATGAAGTGGAAGAAGGTTCACAGATACATAGTGTTCAAGATCGATGAAGGCTCAAGGCTTGTCAAAGTCGACAAGGTTGGTGCTCCCGGCGAGGGCTATGCCGATCTTGCCGCTTCCTTGCCTAAAGATGACTGCAGATATGCCGTCTTCGACTTCGATTTTGTCACGGTTGATAACTGCCGCAAAAGCAAGATATTCTTCATTGCATG GTCGCCAACGGCATCAAGGATAAGAGCTAAGATTCTATATGCAACATCGAAGGATGGTCTGAGAAGAGCATTGGATGGAATCAGCTATGAGCTTCAGGCCACGGATCCAGCTGAGATGGGATTCGATGTAATTCAAGACAGggctaaataa